NNNNNNNNNNNNNNNNNNNNNNNNNNNNNNNNNNNNNNNNNNNNNNNNNNNNNNNNNNNNNNNNNNNNNNNNNNNNNNNNNNNNNNNNNNNNNNNNNNNNNNNNNNNNNNNNNNNNNNNNNNNNNNNNNNNNNNNNNNNNNNNNNNNNNNNNNNNNNNNNNNNNNNNNNNNNNNNNNNNNNNNNNNNNNNNNNNNNNNNNNNNNNNNNNNNNNNNNNNNNNNNNNNNNNNNNNNNNNNNNNNNNNNNNNNNNNNNNNNNNNNNNNNNNNNNNNNNNNNNNNNNNNNNNNNNNNNNNNNNNNNNNNNNNNNNNNNNNNNNNNNNNNNNNNNNNNNNNNNNNNNNNNNNNNNNNNNNNNNNNNNNNNNNNNNNNNNNNNNNNNNNNNNNNNNNNNNNNNNNNNNNNNNNNNNNNNNNNNNNNNNNNNNNNNNNNNNNNNNNNNNNNNNNNNNNNNNNNNNNNNNNNNNNNNNNNNNNNNNNNNNNNNNNNNNNNNNNNNNNNNNNNNNNNNNNNNNNNNNNNNNNNNNNNNNNNNNNNNNNNNNNNNNNNNNNNNNNNNNNNNNNNNNNNNNNNNNNNNNNNNNNNNNNNNNNNNNNNNNNNNNNNNNNNNNNNNNNNNNNNNNNNNNNNNNNNNNNNNNNNNNNNNNNNNNNNNNNNNNNNNNNNNNNNNNNNNNNNNNNNNNNNNNNNNNNNNNNNNNNNNNNNNNNNNNNNNNNNNNNNNNNNNNNNNNNNNNNNNNNNNNNNNNNNNNNNNNNNNNNNNNNNNNNNNNNNNNNNNNNNNNNNNNNNNNNNNNNNNNNNNNNNNNNNNNNNNNNNNNNNNNNNNNNNNNNNNNNNNNNNNNNNNNNNNNNNNNNNNNNNNNNNNNNNNNNNNNNNNNNNNNNNNNNNNNNNNNNNNNNNNNNNNNNNNNNNNNNNNNNNNNNNNNNNNNNNNNNNNNNNNNNNNNNNNNNNNNNNNNNNNNNNNNNNNNNNNNNNNNNNNNNNNNNNNNNNNNNNNNNNNNNNNNNNNNNNNNNNNNNNNNNNNNNNNNNNNNNNNNNNNNNNNNNNNNNNNNNNNNNNNNNNNNNNNNNNNNNNNNNNNNNNNNNNNNNNNNNNNNNNNNNNNNNNNNNNNNNNNNNNNNNNNNNNNNNNNNNNNNNNNNNNNNNNNNNNNNNNNNNNNNNNNNNNNNNNNNNNNNNNNNNNNNNNNNNNNNNNNNNNNNNNNNNNNNNNNNNNNNNNNNNNNNNNNNNNNNNNNNNNNNNNNNNNNNNNNNNNNNNNNNNNNNNNNNNNNNNNNNNNNNNNNNNNNNNNNNNNNNNNNNNNNNNNNNNNNNNNNNNNNNNNNNNNNNNNNNNNNNNNNNNNNNNNNNNNNNNNNNNNNNNNNNNNNNNNNNNNNNNNNNNNNNNNNNNNNNNNNNNNNNNNNNNNNNNNNNNNNNNNNNNNNNNNNNNNNNNNNNNNNNNNNNNNNNNNNNNNNNNNNNNNNNNNNNNNNNNNNNNNNNNNNNNNNNNNNNNNNNNNNNNNNNNNNNNNNNNNNNNNNNNNNNNNNNNNNNNNNNNNNNNNNNNNNNNNNNNNNNNNNNNNNNNNNNNNNNNNNNNNNNNNNNNNNNNNNNNNNNNNNNNNNNNNNNNNNNNNNNNNNNNNNNNNNNNNNNNNNNNNNNNNNNNNNNNNNNNNNNNNNNNNNNNNNNNNNNNNNNNNNNNNNNNNNNNNNNNNNNNNNNNNNNNNNNNNNNNNNNNNNNNNNNNNNNNNNNNNNNNNNNNNNNNNNNNNNNNNNNNNNNNNNNNNNNNNNNNNNNNNNNNNNNNNNNNNNNNNNNNNNNNNNNNNNNNNNNNNNNNNNNNNTCCGACCAAAAGCGTCCGGCCCCGGCCCTTCAAATTAAAGATGTCTGACTCTGTCCGTCTAAGGGCGTCCGACTCTTCAGCAAAGAACGTCTGGCTATCCTACTAGACGCGTCCGGCTTTTAAGACTAAAAGGCGTCTAGCCCTTCTTCTTGATCACGGGCTAGTAGAGACAAAGGACCAACCGGATACAAATGTATTGTAGTCCATAAGCTTGTGAAAGCTGAGATTCATGACCTAATAATATATACTTAGCGTGTGATATGATCCACAACAACTAAGGTCATGAGACGCCATCATTAAGATAGGAATGCAAAATGAATACGGCATTACCTAAGGCAAAGAAATCGATGTCCACATCCATGAGAGTGTTCGGCCACAGAACCATAATAAGAGATTATAAACTCACATCAATGATCATTGATCTTGAACACTCATGAGACAAGTAGTGGACATGTATAGACAAGGTCTAAGACCCAGACATGGATCGGCCAGATAGAGACATAGGTTCATGATAACCATGTCTAGTACATTGTCCATAAGTACTTATTTTGTCCGACCAAAGTAAAGAGTTAAGAGTAGACTATCACGTCTAGACTATGGACATATGCAAACACGATTTGCAAAGACCCAATAGTGATCTCCAAGAACAATATAGTTCACATTGTTTAGCACACATGCTTTACCGGGACACTATGTCAAAAGACATGAGAAACGACCTAAGAAGTCGAAGTGGTCTAATTACGGTCAGTAATGATACTGGCCGATTACTCCCATCCTATACATACAGGAAATATCACGCACCAAGATGCGTAGAATGTAGAACCTGTAATGAGGTTCACATCAGGGGGAGTAGTGCGTGTTGTACTCTTTTTCCTTCATCATGGTTTTGTCCCACTGGGTTTTCCTGATAAGGTTTTAATGAGGCAACATGAAGCGTACTACAAATCCTGTATGGTTATGGCATCCAAGAGGGAGTGTTATAAATCATGGAGTGGATTGCCATTAACCAAGACAAGAGGAGAAAGCCCGTCGGCCACATCAAGCCCAACCACGGCCGCAAGGAGGAGAGAGAGTCGGCCAAAGCCTTAGCCGACTTAGGATATAGATAGTTTCCTTTTCCTATGTTTAGTAGTTTTCATATTTCCTTTTGGATAAGGATATATACACTTTCCTTTTATCTTTATCTTGTAATCTTTATATAAAAGAACCCCCTTGATCATTAATAAAACACAAAAATATTCAGTCTCTAAACTCTCTAATTACAACAGTCTATCATTTTTTCATCTGCTCCACATCTTTCACAATGTGTGTCACACTTTATCCTTCGAAATTTGATATTTCTTCTTACCGGTAAACAACCTGAAAATAATATATCAGATGAAGTGTTTTAACTTTGGAGAGCAATTAATTTTCCATGAATAAACTTGCAAAGTCTTAGTATATGGACCAAATATTTGTGGTTTTCTCATTCTATCCAGATAGAGTTATTCAACTTCATATCTAGAATTAATTGTATATTTGCCAGCTTGTGTAAAACGCCATCCATCTTTATATATAGATTGAATCCGGCTTAATTAGTGGAATGTTCTTAGTGAGGTTCGAATCATCTGGATCAATCAAAGTTCTACTTACATGTGTATTCCACGTACGTGATGTATGGTTGTTGTTGAACTTATCTACTATAAGTGCATGATCAAAGTGATGTGATTTATTATTTACCGGTGTCGGCCAAGCGGATGAAGTCTATGTATCATTCCACACCAAAATAGATGATTATTGTAATACTCCCGAACCGTCCTAGGCATAAGTCAATCCACCGGCCAACAATCAAACAAGAACATGACCGACGGACGACCTACACCAAGGGTTGGAGATGAAAGGCCAACCGGCCAGTCAACAATCAAACAAGAACATGACTGACCGTCCAACCCAACACCATGGTCCGGAAGCGCTACGTGACGGGTTAGAGACGATCCGGCCAGAGTCACAAAATTTACTCCACGACCTCGACCAGTTCGTCCACTAACACGTCCCGCTGCGTCAAGGCACAAGGCTTTGCAACCTGTACCTAGAGTTAGCGTTTTCCGTTAGATCGAGACCTAAGGCTTTTCAACCCGTACCACGACCTAACGTTGTGTTAGACCGGACTAGTCAAATATCAGAGTACTCATGAAGCGCATATAAAACAATTACTATTGATTTAAGAAATATTCATACATTGAATAATTCAAGACTGGGCCCGGCCTAATGCCAAATCGAGTCAACATAACACAATTCACAATACCGTTTACAAAAGGCATGAAAATCTACACCGGTGGTCCTAACGTCCAGCACCATGCTATCCAATCATCCTTACCTAAAGCGACCTGAAAAAAGGACAACGGAGTTGGATGAGTAATCTAGTATTACTCAGTGAGCTGGCGGCCTCTACCCGCAACCTAGACTCTAACCCAGACAACCCAAAATAACAATCAATCTAGCCCTAGCATGCAATANNNNNNNNNNNNNNNNNNNNNNNNNNNNNNNNNNNNNNNNNNNNNNNNNNNNNNNNNNNNNNNNNNNNNNNNNNNNNNNNNNNNNNNNNNNNNNNNNNNNNNNNNNNNNNNNNNNNNNNNNNNNNNNNNNNNNNNNNNNNNNNNNNNNNNNNNNNNNNNNNNNNNNNNNNNNNNNNNNNNNNNNNNNNNNNNNNNNNNNNNNNNNNNNNNNNNNNNNNNNNNNNNNNNNNNNNNNNNNNNNNNNNNNNNNNNNNNNNNNNNNNNNNNNNNNNNNNNNNNNNNNNNNNNNNNNNNNNNNNNNNNNNNNNNNNNNNNNNNNNNNNNNNNNNNNNNNNNNNNNNNNNNNNNNNNNNNNNNNNNNNNNNNNNNNNNNNNNNNNNNNNNNNNNNNNNNNNNNNNNNNNNNNNNNNNNNNNNNNNNNNNNNNNNNNNNNNNNNNNNNNNNNNNNNNNNNNNNNNNNNNNNNNNNNNNNNNNNNNNNNNNNNNNNNNNNNNNNNNNNNNNNNNNNNNNNNNNNNNNNNNNNNNNNNNNNNNNNNNNNNNNNNNNNNNNNNNNNNNNNNNNNNNNNNNNNNNNNNNNNNNNNNNNNNNNNNNNNNNNNNNNNNNNNNNNNNNNNNNNNNNNNNNNNNNNNNNNNNNNNNNNNNNNNNNNNNNNNNNNNNNNNNNNNNNNNNNNNNNNNNNNNNNNNNNNNNNNNNNNNNNNNNNNNNNNNNNNNNNNNNNNNNNNNNNNNNNNNNNNNNNNNNNNNNNNNNNNNNNNNNNNNNNNNNNNNNNNNNNNNNNNNNNNNNNNNNNNNNNNNNNNNNNNNNNNNNNNNNNNNNNNNNNNNNNNNNNNNNNNNNNNNNNNNNNNNNNNNNNNNNNNNNNNNNNNNNNNNNNNNNNNNNNNNNNNNNNNNNNNNNNNNNNNNNNNNNNNNNNNNNNNNNNNNNNNNCCTAGCATGGGCGGGTTTCGCACCTGCTGTCGGCATAACACACACTCGACACAATTATCCCTAGGAAAGACCTAAGGGACAAGACTCCAATCCAAAACTAAATAATGTATAGGATTCTACGACAATATCAACCAATACTCGTAGTCCAGCCTATATGGCGTAGGACCCGTAGTATCAACATCACAACCAGGAGATCGGCCTATATGGCCAAAGATCTCCTAAACAACAATATTATGACTAAACAACTCAACCAGTTAGTCACTCCCTTAGNNNNNNNNNNNNNNNNNNNNNNNNNNNNNNNNNNNNNNNNNNNNNNNNNNNNNNNNNNNNNNNNNNNNNNNNNNNNNNNNNNNNNNNNNNNNNNNNNNNNNNNNNNNNNNNNNNNNNNNNNNNNNNNNNNNNNNNNNNNNNNNNNNNNNNNNNNNNNNNNNNNNNNNNNNNNNNNNNNNNNNNNNNNNNNNNNNNNNNNNNNNNNNNNNNNNNNNNNNNNNNNNNNNNNNNNNNNNNNNNNNNNNNNNNNNNNNNNNNNNNNNNNNNNNNNNNNNNNNNNNNNNNNNNNNNNNNNNNNNNNNNNNNNNNNNNNNNNNNNNNNNNNNNNNNNNNNNNNNNNNNNNNNNNNNNNNNNNNNNNNNNNNNNNNNNNNNNNNNNNNNNNNNNNNNNNNNNNNNNNNNNNNNNNNNNNNNNNNNNNNNNNNNNNNNNNNNNNNNNNNNNNNNNNNNNNNNNNNNNNNNNNNNNNNNNNNNNNNNNNNNNNNNNNNNNNNNNNNNNNNNNNNNNNNNNNNNNNNNNNNNNNNNNNNNNNNNNNNNNNNNNNNNNNNNNNNNNNNNNNNNNNNNNNNNNNNNNNNNNNNNNNNNNNNNNNNNNNNNNNNNNNNNNNNNNNNNNNNNNNNNNNNNNNNNNNNNNNNNNNNNNNNNNNNNNNNNNNNNNNNNNNNNNNNNNNNNNNNNNNNNNNNNNNNNNNNNNNNNNNNNNNNNNNNNNNNNNNNNNNNNNNNNNNNNNNNNNNNNNNNNNNNNNNNNNNNNNNNNNNNNNNNNNNNNNNNNNNNNNNNNNNNNNNNNNNNNNNNNNNNNNNNNNNNNNNNNNNNNNNNNNNNNNNNNNNNNNNNNNNNNNNNNNNNNNNNNNNNNNNNNNNNNNNNNNNNNNNNNNNNNNNNNNNNNNNNNNNNNNNNNNNNNNNNNNNNNNNNNNNNNNNNNNNNNNNNNNNNNNNNNNNNNNNNNNNNNNNNNNNNNNNNNNNNNNNNNNNNNNNNNNNNNNNNNNNNNNNNNNNNNNNNNNNNNNNNNNNNNNNNNNNNNNNNNNNNNNNNNNNNNNNNNNNNNNNNNNNNNNNNNNNNNNNNNNNNNNNNNNNNNNNNNNNNNNNNNNNNNNNNNNNNNNNNNNNNNNNNNNNNNNNNNNNNNNNNNNNNNNNNNNNNNNNNNNNNNNNNNNNNNNNNNNNNNNNNNNNNNNNNNNNNNNNNCTGCATGTACAGCTTCCATGCACGGCGACACCTCGAGCTTCTGGAGACACTCAGCTTGTTAGATGGTTGACACCACGTTCTGAACCCATAGATCAAGCCACCTCGAGCTTCTCGGTCGGTTTACGCGATTTTTGACCCTTCCGGCAAATTTCTGACCCGTGATCAATCCCGAATATTTTTCCGCTCCCGTTCTGATGCTCTAAATATTTTTAATAGACTCCAGATGAATTCTGATATCCTGTAAAAATATTTCCCGAGCCTCCGGCTTCCTCGAAGAATTCTATAATACTGAAATTAGGGTTTTCGCCCAACTTCGGGTTTTTCCTTCGTGCTTTGATCCTGTCGTGCTTGCTTCCCGTCCTGCTTAACTCCCGTCCTGCTTCCAATGTCTTCAAAATAATATTTTACTGATACGAAGATTTTCCGAGAAAACTTCGTGATGAAGAAACGTCGGTCTTCAAAAACGTCGAGCTTCTAAACAGTCGTGCTTCCAAAATTGTTATGCTTCCAAAACGTCCGTCTCATCAATCTAGGACATCTTCTAACTATGGTCGAGCAATTTATTCGACTCATAGTTTACTCACGATCACTTCTTCGCCCACCTCGTACTTTAAAACTTCTCGATCGATCCTTATCACCCGCAACTCGACCACCACAATGATACTCAACCATTCTCTTTTTTTTTTTTTTTTTAACGGGTTTCTACAATTTTGTTTTCACATTTTTGTTTAGTCTTTTGCTAACCAGAGATTTAACTATTACAATACTAAGCCAGACGTAAGATCACAAATGATTCTATTGGTTTCAGTGATAAAACAATATATACACTTCATTAACATATAACAAACTGTGGTTAAAAAGAACATATAACAAAGAATAATTCCTACTTAGTGATTCCTACGGTTATGGACTCGTGGAGAAATATATTAACATTGATTGCATTTCTTTAAATGAAGATAAATTAGTTGAATAACGAGAACGGCAAGATCCCAAGAAAAAAAAAGAAAAAAAAAAAACCGAAAGACAGAAACTCATCAGGCGAGTTAAAAAACTATATGTCTCGTCCTTTTGGTCGCACGTCTGAATCATCATCATGATCATCATCATCATCATCAAAGACCTCTCTTTGTCCCGTGACAGATCTTTATTAACCAAAACCTCACCGACCCGATTCTCTTATTTCCCCAAATCTAGTTCTGTGTTCTGTAATTTAGCTTCGGAGAATCTTAACCAATTGTAAATCGAAACTTTGGTGTTTGATTGAGCCATTTCTTAGTTTGGAGAAAGCTAAGATATTGAGAGTCTACGGGATTATATCACTTGTCGGAAAATTCGGTTCCGGCTTGTCTTTCAGGTGAGTTCCCGATGTTCTTCAGCTTGAAAATACTGGTCTCTAGAGTCTAGCTTCTGTTTTTTTTTTTGGATCTTGGTATTGGACATTCTGCTTAATTAGAACAGTTTCTTGATTTGTCATAGCTTAAGACAACATTGTATTGTTCCCACAAAAAAAAAAAAAAAAAAAAAAAAAGACAAAACTTTGCTTAATTAGATGCTTATGTGTTCTTGTTCTGGGTGTGTTGTATCTGAATTAGGTTGTGTACTGTGGAGATAAATCTTGGAATAAAGAAAAACAAAAAACAGAGGATGGTGAAGAACAAGCACAACAAGAAACCAACAACGTTATTGCGTTTAGTATCAACACTGGTGGGATGTGTTTTCATGATTCATCTAATCATGCTATACCGAAGAAACTATAGTGTAGATACTCTTGAAGTCTCTTCTCAGTTACTAATCCACCATCCCATTGTACGTGAGCTCGAACGAGTTGAAGAAGCGAACATTCACATGCCTCCTCCTAGGAAGCGTTCTCCACGTGCAATCAAAAGAAAACCCAAAAGACCAACCACTCTAGTCGAAGACGAAAACTCTCAGATTCGCCATCTCTTCTTCCCCGACATGAAATCCAGCTATGGTCCGACCAAAGATGGTGGTAATGACACATTGCACCGCTTCTTCCCTGGGAAGATTTGGTTGGACACGGAAGGGAATCCGATTCAAGCACACGGTGGTGGCATGTTGTATGATGAAAAGTACAAGAGTTACTATTGGTATGGTGAATATAAAGATGGAGTAACGTATCACTCTCACAAGAAAGGAGCAGCTCGAGTAAGTTCTTTCTCTCCGTTGCTATATCGTCGGTGGCTCAACTGGAAGGACCCTGGCCATTGTGCCAGGAGTTTCCGGTTCAAATGACTGCTGGGATGAATCTTTAACTAATATTATATGTTGTAGTTTCGGGCTTGGAGAATTACGGGATTAGGCCCAGAACCTCTTGGTATTAAAAAAAAATAAAAATAAAATGTGTTTAAAACAGTTTATTTGGATTTGTTTTCAGGTTGATATAATCGGTGTTGGATGCTACTCGTCGAAAGACTTATGGACATGGAAGAACGAAGGTGTTGTCTTAGCGGCCGAAGAAACAGACGAGACACATGACTTGCACAAGCTCAACGTTCTCGAGCGGCCTAAAGTGATTTACAATTCAGACACCGGTAAATACGTGATGTGGATGCATGTAGACGACGCAAACTACACTAAAGCTTCCGTTGGTGTAGCCATTAGCGACACCCCAACCGGTCCGTTTGATTACTTATACAGCAAGTCACCACACGGTTTCGACAGCAGAGACATGACTGTCTTCAAAGACGACGACAACTCC
This sequence is a window from Brassica oleracea var. oleracea cultivar TO1000 chromosome C1, BOL, whole genome shotgun sequence. Protein-coding genes within it:
- the LOC106308521 gene encoding uncharacterized protein LOC106308521; its protein translation is MVKNKHNKKPTTLLRLVSTLVGCVFMIHLIMLYRRNYSVDTLEVSSQLLIHHPIVRELERVEEANIHMPPPRKRSPRAIKRKPKRPTTLVEDENSQIRHLFFPDMKSSYGPTKDGGNDTLHRFFPGKIWLDTEGNPIQAHGGGMLYDEKYKSYYWYGEYKDGVTYHSHKKGAARVDIIGVGCYSSKDLWTWKNEGVVLAAEETDETHDLHKLNVLERPKVIYNSDTGKYVMWMHVDDANYTKASVGVAISDTPTGPFDYLYSKSPHGFDSRDMTVFKDDDNSAYLVYSSEDNSVVHIGPLTEDYLDVEPVMKRIMVGQHREAPAVFKHQNTYYMITSGCTGWAPNEALAHAAESIMGPWETLGNPCVGGNKVFRSTTFFAQGTYVVPLPGVPGGFIFMADRWNPADLRDSRYLWLPLIVGGPADRPLESSFGFPMWSRVSVYWHRQWRLPSRGGKEIA